A single region of the Thermococcus paralvinellae genome encodes:
- the thiM gene encoding hydroxyethylthiazole kinase → MEWISKALEKVRKRKPLVQNITNFVVMNTTANALLAIGASPVMAHARDELEDMLRIADSLVVNIGTPDEHWIASMEKAVKIASEMKKPIILDPVGAGATKLRTETALKLLEIGDITILRGNFDEIAALLGEHGKTRGVDSTTYEKDKAKELAFIAAKEFNTVVAVTGPVDYVSDGREVYAIYNGHEMLGRVTGTGCMVTAITGAFAAVEEPLRAAVSALVVFGIAAEKAYEEAKYPGSFHVKLYDWLYRINGELINKMERVRKVEP, encoded by the coding sequence ATGGAGTGGATATCTAAAGCTTTGGAAAAAGTTAGAAAAAGAAAACCGCTCGTTCAGAACATTACAAACTTTGTAGTGATGAACACAACTGCCAATGCCCTCCTCGCAATTGGAGCTTCGCCTGTAATGGCACATGCAAGGGATGAACTTGAAGACATGCTGAGGATAGCAGACTCCCTCGTGGTTAATATTGGAACCCCCGATGAGCACTGGATTGCCTCAATGGAAAAAGCTGTTAAAATTGCCAGCGAGATGAAAAAGCCCATAATTCTCGACCCAGTTGGGGCTGGGGCTACTAAGCTGAGAACCGAAACAGCTCTAAAACTCCTTGAGATAGGAGATATAACGATCCTTCGCGGCAATTTTGATGAAATAGCAGCTTTGCTTGGTGAGCATGGAAAAACAAGGGGTGTTGATTCAACAACATATGAAAAAGACAAAGCTAAAGAGCTGGCTTTCATTGCAGCAAAGGAATTCAACACTGTTGTAGCTGTTACTGGACCTGTTGATTACGTGAGCGATGGTAGAGAAGTTTATGCTATATATAACGGCCATGAGATGCTGGGAAGAGTTACGGGGACAGGATGTATGGTCACTGCAATAACTGGTGCTTTTGCAGCTGTTGAAGAACCTCTAAGGGCTGCTGTATCCGCACTGGTAGTTTTTGGAATCGCGGCTGAGAAGGCCTATGAGGAAGCCAAATATCCGGGGAGCTTCCATGTAAAGCTCTATGACTGGCTCTATAGAATTAATGGGGAGCTGATAAATAAAATGGAAAGGGTGAGAAAAGTTGAACCTTAG
- the thiE gene encoding thiamine phosphate synthase has protein sequence MNLRKRLRLYVITDRRLRDEIETVNAALEGGATAIQMRIKNAPTGKMIRIGKELRKITKEYDALFFVDDRLDVALAVNADGVQLGPDDMPAAIARELAPNLIIGASVYSLEEALKAERDGADYLGAGSVFPTKTKKDVRVLGLEGLRKVVESVKIPVVAIGGINHENVRKVLEIGVDGIAVISAIVGAPDVKKATEEMRKIIDEYLGGE, from the coding sequence TTGAACCTTAGAAAAAGGCTCAGGCTTTATGTTATTACTGATAGAAGGCTTAGAGATGAGATAGAAACTGTGAATGCTGCACTGGAAGGGGGAGCAACTGCAATACAGATGAGGATTAAAAATGCACCAACTGGAAAGATGATCAGAATCGGAAAAGAGCTCAGAAAGATAACAAAAGAATATGACGCCTTGTTTTTTGTTGATGACAGGCTCGATGTGGCTCTAGCGGTTAATGCAGATGGTGTTCAGCTCGGTCCAGATGACATGCCAGCCGCTATAGCTAGAGAACTTGCTCCAAACTTAATTATCGGAGCCTCAGTTTACAGTTTGGAGGAAGCTCTGAAGGCAGAAAGAGACGGTGCTGACTATCTCGGTGCTGGCTCAGTCTTTCCAACAAAAACAAAGAAAGATGTTAGAGTTTTGGGTTTGGAAGGATTAAGAAAAGTAGTTGAGTCAGTAAAAATCCCAGTTGTCGCGATAGGGGGAATAAACCACGAAAATGTTAGAAAAGTGCTGGAGATTGGTGTTGATGGAATAGCAGTTATTTCTGCTATAGTAGGAGCTCCAGATGTGAAAAAGGCAACTGAAGAAATGAGAAAGATAATTGATGAATATCTAGGAGGTGAGTAG
- a CDS encoding bifunctional hydroxymethylpyrimidine kinase/phosphomethylpyrimidine kinase produces the protein MDARKYVKTALTIAGSDSGGGAGIEADLKTFSAFGVHGLVAIISVTAQNTQEVRAIYDVSPEVVAKQIEAVADDIGVDAAKTGMLSNAEIIKAVARTVKKYEFPLVVDPVMIAKSGAPLLREDAMDALIEYIIPLATLVTPNKPEAEKLSGIKIETLEDAKKAAKIIVEELGAKAAIVKGGHLNLSEAVDVLYHAGKFREYRAPFVEGCTHGTGCSFSAAITANLAKGKGLEEAIKVAKEFITMGIFYGARIGKGHCPVNQNVWIEIPAEKWRVYESLTKAVRELERIGDRILPHVPEVGMNFVYALPRLYARTPKDVAGVKGRIVRFGNTVKAVGSIEFGASSHLARAVLKFMEFYPEIRSALNLRYSRGLIDRAQKNGFKVSFYDRREEPEEIKAKEGATIPWGIETAIKRLSGRPDIIYHLGDWEKEAMVLIFGESPEDVLRKLKMLTE, from the coding sequence GTGGATGCTAGAAAGTATGTAAAAACAGCTCTAACGATAGCAGGGAGCGATAGTGGGGGAGGCGCTGGCATTGAGGCGGATTTAAAAACTTTTTCAGCCTTTGGAGTTCATGGCTTGGTGGCAATAATCTCAGTCACAGCTCAAAACACTCAAGAGGTTAGAGCGATTTATGATGTATCTCCAGAGGTTGTGGCAAAGCAGATTGAAGCAGTTGCAGATGACATTGGGGTTGATGCTGCTAAGACAGGAATGCTGAGCAACGCTGAAATAATAAAAGCTGTTGCAAGGACTGTGAAGAAGTATGAATTCCCACTTGTAGTTGATCCAGTGATGATCGCTAAGAGCGGAGCTCCTCTTTTGAGAGAAGATGCAATGGATGCTCTTATCGAATATATAATCCCCCTAGCTACACTTGTAACGCCAAATAAGCCAGAAGCTGAAAAGCTGAGCGGTATTAAAATTGAAACTCTCGAGGATGCAAAAAAGGCGGCAAAGATTATTGTTGAAGAGCTGGGAGCGAAAGCGGCAATAGTGAAAGGGGGACATCTAAACCTCAGTGAAGCTGTTGATGTGCTTTATCATGCTGGAAAATTTAGGGAATACAGGGCTCCTTTTGTTGAAGGCTGTACCCATGGAACTGGTTGCTCGTTCTCAGCAGCGATAACTGCAAACTTAGCAAAAGGGAAAGGCTTAGAGGAAGCAATTAAGGTTGCAAAAGAGTTCATAACAATGGGCATCTTTTATGGTGCAAGAATTGGGAAAGGACACTGCCCAGTTAATCAGAATGTTTGGATTGAAATTCCAGCGGAGAAATGGCGGGTCTATGAAAGCCTAACAAAAGCTGTAAGGGAGCTCGAGAGAATTGGAGACAGAATTTTACCCCATGTACCAGAAGTTGGCATGAACTTTGTTTATGCATTACCAAGGCTTTATGCAAGGACTCCTAAAGATGTGGCTGGAGTTAAAGGGCGTATTGTAAGATTTGGAAATACAGTAAAAGCAGTTGGCAGTATAGAATTCGGGGCATCAAGCCATCTAGCAAGAGCAGTTCTAAAGTTCATGGAATTTTACCCAGAGATCAGAAGTGCCCTTAATTTGAGATACAGCAGAGGCTTAATTGATAGAGCTCAAAAAAATGGGTTCAAAGTTTCATTCTATGATAGAAGAGAAGAACCAGAGGAGATAAAAGCTAAAGAAGGTGCAACAATTCCTTGGGGCATTGAAACAGCAATAAAAAGACTAAGTGGAAGACCAGACATAATATATCACCTTGGTGATTGGGAAAAGGAAGCAATGGTGCTGATATTTGGGGAGTCTCCAGAGGACGTGCTGAGAAAGCTTAAGATGCTAACCGAATAA
- a CDS encoding metal ABC transporter ATP-binding protein encodes MEAVKAESVSIYYDSYTAVENLTFKLEEGETLLLLGPNGAGKTTLLRTLAGFHRDYKGKLLIFGKHPLEARDLISYVPQSHYLNERVPLTALEVVAMGGIYKRGFVHFKIPKKILKSAEEALEFVGLRHIKNKLFKELSGGQKQRVLLARALISNPKLLLLDEPLSVLDPSARVEVANVLGKIKKEKDITMIITTHDINPLTEIGDKIMLLNRQLVAFGTPEEVLRDEVISRVYGPLSKAVRIGNRLYCIIGDVHIHRGERR; translated from the coding sequence ATGGAGGCAGTAAAAGCAGAGAGTGTCAGCATTTATTATGATAGCTACACAGCTGTGGAAAACTTAACATTTAAACTCGAAGAGGGTGAGACCTTACTTCTCCTAGGCCCCAACGGGGCTGGCAAGACAACACTTCTTAGAACATTGGCTGGATTTCACAGAGATTATAAAGGCAAACTCTTAATATTTGGAAAGCATCCTCTGGAAGCTAGAGACCTTATATCATATGTCCCTCAAAGCCACTATCTGAATGAAAGAGTTCCCTTAACAGCTCTTGAAGTTGTTGCAATGGGAGGAATTTACAAGAGAGGTTTTGTCCACTTTAAAATCCCAAAGAAAATTTTAAAATCTGCAGAAGAAGCTCTAGAATTCGTTGGATTAAGGCACATAAAAAACAAACTATTCAAAGAGCTGAGTGGTGGGCAAAAGCAGAGGGTTCTGCTTGCAAGGGCTCTCATATCAAACCCAAAGCTCCTCCTTTTAGATGAACCTCTCTCAGTCTTAGATCCAAGCGCAAGAGTGGAAGTTGCCAACGTCTTGGGAAAAATAAAGAAGGAAAAAGATATTACAATGATAATTACAACTCACGATATCAATCCCCTAACTGAAATTGGGGACAAGATAATGCTTCTGAACAGGCAGCTTGTTGCATTTGGAACACCAGAAGAAGTGCTGAGAGATGAGGTAATAAGCAGAGTTTATGGTCCGCTCTCAAAAGCTGTGAGAATCGGCAACAGACTGTACTGTATCATCGGAGATGTGCACATCCATAGAGGTGAGCGGAGATGA